A genomic stretch from Setaria viridis chromosome 1, Setaria_viridis_v4.0, whole genome shotgun sequence includes:
- the LOC117835579 gene encoding cytochrome P450 714C2: protein MEAVAGAAGSQLLCVAAMAALALLLCAFIYAAWVSPAATRRRLRRAGFDGPRPSFPFGNLPEITATLKASNKGALPLVPSSSSSGGEQGSADMHASVFPYFARWRQAFGKVFVYWLGTEPFVYVSDPEFLKAATGGALGKRWGKPDLFRRDRMPMFGRGLVMAEGDEWARHRNIIAPAFSATNLDGMLGVMQRATDRMLARWADAVANGGGVVDVERGVVRNAAEIIAEASFGVDVADDDEAAGARVFEKLQAMQVMLFQSNRLVGVPLGKLLHLRKTYEAWKLGREIDALLVDIIDHRRRHGNNRSNNKDLLSLLLAGSKSTEQRRHLTTRELVDECKTFFFGGHETTALALSWTLLMLAAHPEWQDALREEVEQEVGGEASSPLDAAALGRLTKMGWVMSEVLRLYPPSPNVQRQALEDVDVVVGAAPDGNIPIPRGTNMWVDVVAMHRDPALWGDDAHQFRPERFAKDPLHGGCRHRMGFLPFGFGGRICVGRNLTAMEYRVVLAMVLRRFRLSVAPQYRHAPRIMLSLRPSAGIQLHLTPL from the coding sequence ATGGAGGCCGTCGCAGGGGCCGCCGGCAGCCAGCTGCTGtgcgtcgccgccatggccgcgctcGCCCTCCTGCTCTGCGCCTTCATCTACGCCGCCTGGGtgtcgccggccgccaccaggcgccgcctccgccgggcaGGCTTCGACGGGCCCAGGCCCTCCTTCCCGTTCGGCAACCTGCCCGAGATCACCGCCACGCTCAAAGCTTCCAACAAAGGAGCGCTGCCACTGGTGCCTTCGTCATCGTCTTCCGGCGGCGAGCAAGGGAGTGCTGACATGCACGCCAGCGTGTTCCCCTACTTCGCGCGGTGGCGCCAGGCGTTCGGCAAGGTGTTCGTATACTGGCTGGGCACGGAGCCGTTCGTGTACGTGTCCGACCCTGAATTCCTcaaggcggcgacgggcggcgcgctGGGGAAGCGGTGGGGGAAGCCCGACTTGTTCCGGCGCGACCGGATGCCCATGTTCGGCCGCGGGCTGGTCATGGCGGAGGGGGACGAGTGGGCGCGCCACCGCAACATCATCGCGCCGGCCTTCTCCGCCACCAACCTCGACGGCATGCTCGGGGTTATGCAGCGGGCAACGGACAGGATGCTGGCGCGCTGGGCCGACGCCGTGGccaatggcggcggcgtggtggacgTGGAGCGCGGCGTGGTGCGGAACGCGGCGGAGATCATCGCGGAGGCCAGCTTCGGCGTCGAtgtcgccgacgacgacgaggccgccggcgcgcgggtgtTCGAGAAGCTGCAGGCCATGCAGGTGATGCTGTTCCAGTCCAACCGGCTGGTGGGCGTGCCGCTGGGGAAGCTGCTCCACCTGCGCAAGACGTACGAGGCGTGGAAGCTCGGCAGGGAGATCGACGCGCTGCTCGTCGACATCATcgaccaccggcggcggcacggcaacAACCGTAGTAATAATAAGGACCTGCTGTCGCTGCTGCTGGCCGGGAGCAAGTCGACGGAGCAGCGGCGCCACCTCACGACGCGTGAGCTGGTGGACGAGTGCAAGACCTTTTTCTTCGGCGGGCACGAGACGACGGCGCTGGCGCTGTCGTGGACGCTGCTCATGCTGGCGGCGCACCCGGAGTGGCAGGACGCGCTGAGGGAGGAGGTGGAACAAGAGGTGGGCGGCGAGGCGAGCTCCCCTCTAGACGCGGCGGCTCTGGGGCGGCTGACCAAGATGGGGTGGGTCATGAGCGAGGTGCTGCGCCTCTACCCGCCGTCGCCCAACGTGCAGCGCCAGGCGCTCGAGGATGTCGACGTCGTCGTGGGGGCGGCGCCGGACGGCAACATCCCCATCCCGCGGGGCACCAACATGTGGGTGGACGTGGTGGCGATGCACCGCGACCCTGCGCTGTGGGGCGACGACGCGCACCAGTTCCGGCCGGAGCGGTTCGCCAAGGACCCCCTCCACGGCGGGTGCCGCCACCGCATGGGGTTCCTGCCCTTCGGCTTCGGGGGCCGCATCTGCGTGGGCCGGAACCTCACCGCCATGGAGTACCGGGTGGTGCTGGCCATGGTGCTCCGCCGCTTCCGCCTCTCCGTCGCGCCGCAGTACCGCCACGCGCCAAGGATCATGCTCTCGCTCAGGCCATCCGCCGGCATCCAGCTCCATCTCACGCCGCTCTGA
- the LOC117841638 gene encoding AT-hook motif nuclear-localized protein 11: MDGRESTVASGPNFSSFYAQHRGIGAPGVPGHSPGLHGPPPGGYRQHLDAVSAGYAFQNPHVGGPHIGQGYHHVEASPPVVQHSAGGGASSGGAMDIGMGVAVGADAKGDQGSGAGGGQDEQVKKKRGRPRKYKPDGAVTLGLSPTSSSTPHSSNSGMGTMVSTPGSGFGSGGSGGSGSGAPSEKRGRGRPPGSGKMQQLASLGKWFLGSVGTGFTPHVIIIQPGEDVAARIMAFSQQGPRAVCIISATGAVSTATLHQDSDSGGVVTYEGRFEILCLSGSYLVLDDGGTRTRSGGLCIALCGPDHRVIGGSVGGVLTAAGTVQVIVGSFMYGGSKKNKAKAEADMEHEEVNNAGEEEAAPAMVVPEHNMPPHAMGGWPPGMMRQMDSRTSNIDINSIRDRE; the protein is encoded by the exons ATGGACGGCAGGGAGTCCACGGTGGCGTCGGGGCCCAACTTCTCGTCGTTCTACGCGCAGCACCGGGGCATCGGGGCTCCGGGTGTCCCCGGCCACTCGCCGGGGCTCCacggcccgccgcccggcgggtACCGGCAGCATCTTGATGCAGTCTCTGCGGGGTACGCATTCCAGAACCCGCACGTCGGGGGGCCCCACATTGGGCAGGGGTACCACCATGTTGAGGCCTCACCTCCTGTGGTGCAGCAcagcgccggtggcggcgccagTTCCGGCGGTGCTATGGACATTGGCATGGGTGTCGCCGTAGGTGCTGATGCTAAGGGGGATCAGGGGAGTGGGGCTGGCGGTGGCCAGGATGAGCAGGTGAAGAAGAAGCGGGGGAGGCCAAGGAAATATAAGCCTGATGGTGCGGTGACTCTTGGGTTATCGCCCACTTCATCATCAACGCCTCACTCGTCGAACTCGGGGATGGGAACCATGGTCAGCACACCAGGTTCAGGATTTGGTTCAGGGGGATCAGGCGGTTCAGGCTCTGGTGCCCCTTCAGAGAAACGTGGCAGAGGACGGCCACCTGGTTCTGGGAAGATGCAACAGTTGGCTTCGCTTG GAAAGTGGTTTCTTGGCTCTGTTGGAACAGGTTTTACTCCTCATGTGATTATTATTCAACCAGGAGAG GATGTTGCTGCCAGGATAATGGCCTTTTCACAACAAGGCCCAAGGGCAGTGTGCATCATTTCAGCAACTGGAGCTGTTTCTACAGCAACCCTTCATCAGGATTCAGACTCTGGTGGTGTGGTTACATATGAG GGTCGATTTGAGATCCTGTGCCTTTCTGGGTCATACTTGGTGCTGGATGATGGTGGCACCCGGACCCGAAGTGGAGGGCTATGCATAGCTTTATGTGGCCCTGACCACAGGGTTATCGGTGGCAGTGTTGGTGGAGTCCTGACAGCAGCTGGAACAGTTCAG GTGATAGTGGGGAGCTTCATGTATGGCGGTTCGAAGAAAAACAAAGCTAAAGCCGAGGCGGACATGGAGCACGAGGAGGTGAATAATgctggagaggaagaggcggccCCTGCGATGGTGGTGCCGGAGCACAACATGCCCCCTCACGCGATGGGCGGATGGCCTCCGGGCATGATGAGGCAGATGGACTCGAGGACCTCCAACATCGATATCAACTCGATCCGCGACCGCGAGTAG